The Azospirillum brasilense genome window below encodes:
- a CDS encoding xanthine dehydrogenase family protein molybdopterin-binding subunit, whose protein sequence is MMKFGIGQPVPRTEDARLLTGGGRYTDDVSLPGQTFAVFVRSPHAHADIRGIDAADAAAQPGVLGVFTVADLEADGVQPIPCAAALTQRDGSPYVAPPRPALAKGRVRHVGDPVAVVVAETLDAARDAAELVMVDYDDRPAIAGTAEALEAGRPQVWDEAPGNLCFDWEQGEEAAVESAIAKAARVVELEIVNNRVVANPMEGRACLAAVEAETGRLVIYVTSQGVHGLRKQFAQLFGLPESKFRVITTDVGGGFGMKLFNYPEYMVCLFAARRLNRPVKWAAERTEGFLSDDHGRDHVSRARLALDGDGRFLGLRVDTVANLGAYLSNYGPFIPTDAGSAMLVGSYTTPAVYVRVKGVFTNTQPVDAYRGAGRPEAAYLLERLIDHAGRVTGLGPAEIRRRNFIPPTTMPYATPMGQTYDTGEFEQNLRDGLELSDHAGLPARKAAAKARGKLRGAGIATYIEACAGGGAEQATVQVNGDGRIVLMIGTQTNGQGHETAYKQIIADRLGVPPEDVEVIQGDTDRVAWGAGTGGSRSVPVGGAALAEGAARVVTKATEVAADLLETAAVDVEFVEGRFSVVGTDRSVSFKEVAAKAAAQGPIAFTEVARWTPPANTFPNGCHVAEVEVDPDTGVVEVVGYTVVDDFGTVVNPLLVMGQVHGGVAQGIGQALQERVVFDPDSGQLLSGSFMDYQMPRAVDVPDIRIKLNCVPSTTNALGMKGAGEAGAIGAPPAVINALVDALSDYGIEHIDMPATPLSVWAAIQARNKAAAE, encoded by the coding sequence ATGATGAAGTTCGGCATCGGCCAGCCGGTCCCCCGCACCGAAGACGCGCGCCTGCTGACCGGCGGCGGGCGCTACACCGACGACGTGTCGCTTCCCGGCCAGACCTTCGCGGTCTTCGTGCGCTCCCCCCACGCCCACGCCGACATCCGCGGAATCGACGCGGCGGACGCGGCGGCGCAGCCAGGGGTGCTCGGCGTCTTCACCGTCGCCGACCTGGAGGCCGACGGTGTCCAGCCGATCCCCTGCGCCGCAGCGCTGACCCAGCGCGACGGCTCCCCCTACGTCGCCCCGCCCCGCCCGGCGCTGGCCAAGGGACGCGTGCGCCATGTCGGCGATCCGGTCGCCGTGGTGGTGGCCGAAACGCTGGACGCCGCCCGCGACGCGGCAGAGCTGGTGATGGTCGATTACGACGACCGGCCCGCCATCGCCGGCACGGCGGAGGCTCTGGAAGCGGGCCGCCCGCAGGTGTGGGACGAGGCGCCGGGCAACCTCTGCTTCGACTGGGAACAGGGCGAGGAGGCCGCGGTGGAGTCGGCGATTGCCAAGGCCGCCCGCGTGGTGGAGCTGGAGATCGTCAACAACCGCGTCGTCGCCAACCCGATGGAGGGCCGCGCCTGCCTCGCCGCGGTGGAGGCGGAGACCGGCCGGCTGGTCATCTACGTCACCAGCCAGGGCGTGCACGGGCTGCGCAAGCAGTTCGCCCAGCTCTTCGGCCTGCCGGAATCGAAATTCCGCGTCATCACCACCGACGTCGGCGGCGGCTTCGGCATGAAGCTGTTCAACTACCCGGAATACATGGTCTGCCTGTTCGCCGCGCGCCGCCTGAACCGGCCGGTGAAATGGGCAGCGGAGCGGACCGAGGGCTTCCTCAGCGACGACCACGGGCGCGACCATGTCAGCCGGGCCCGACTGGCGCTGGACGGCGACGGGCGCTTCCTCGGGCTGCGGGTGGACACGGTCGCCAATCTGGGGGCCTACCTGTCGAACTACGGCCCCTTCATCCCGACCGACGCCGGGTCGGCGATGCTCGTCGGCTCCTACACCACGCCGGCGGTCTATGTGCGGGTGAAGGGCGTTTTCACCAACACCCAGCCGGTGGACGCCTACCGCGGCGCCGGCCGGCCGGAGGCGGCCTATCTGCTGGAGCGGTTGATCGACCACGCCGGGCGCGTCACCGGCCTCGGCCCGGCGGAGATCCGGCGGCGCAACTTCATCCCGCCGACCACCATGCCCTACGCCACGCCGATGGGCCAGACCTACGACACCGGCGAATTCGAGCAGAATCTGCGCGACGGGCTGGAGCTGTCCGACCACGCCGGCCTGCCCGCCCGCAAGGCGGCGGCGAAGGCCCGCGGGAAGCTGCGCGGGGCCGGGATCGCCACCTACATCGAGGCCTGCGCGGGCGGCGGCGCGGAGCAGGCCACGGTGCAGGTCAACGGCGACGGGCGCATCGTCCTGATGATCGGCACCCAGACCAACGGCCAGGGCCACGAGACCGCCTACAAGCAGATCATCGCCGACCGGCTGGGCGTCCCGCCGGAGGATGTCGAGGTGATTCAGGGCGACACCGACCGCGTCGCCTGGGGCGCCGGTACCGGCGGCTCCCGTTCCGTCCCGGTGGGCGGGGCGGCGCTGGCCGAGGGTGCGGCGCGCGTGGTGACCAAGGCGACCGAGGTGGCCGCCGACCTGCTGGAGACCGCCGCGGTGGACGTCGAGTTCGTCGAGGGCCGCTTCAGCGTCGTCGGCACCGATCGCAGCGTCTCCTTCAAGGAGGTGGCCGCCAAGGCCGCCGCGCAAGGCCCCATCGCCTTCACCGAGGTGGCCCGCTGGACGCCGCCGGCCAACACCTTCCCCAACGGCTGCCACGTGGCGGAGGTCGAGGTCGATCCCGACACCGGGGTGGTCGAGGTCGTCGGCTACACCGTCGTGGACGATTTCGGCACGGTGGTGAACCCACTGCTGGTCATGGGGCAGGTCCATGGCGGCGTCGCCCAGGGCATCGGGCAGGCGCTCCAGGAGCGGGTGGTGTTCGACCCGGACAGCGGCCAGCTGCTCAGCGGCTCCTTCATGGACTACCAGATGCCGCGTGCGGTGGATGTGCCGGACATCCGCATCAAGCTGAACTGCGTGCCCAGCACCACCAACGCGCTTGGGATGAAGGGCGCCGGTGAGGCTGGGGCCATCGGCGCGCCGCCCGCGGTCATCAACGCCCTCGTGGACGCGCTCTCGGACTATGGAATCGAGCACATCGACATGCCGGCGACCCCGCTGTCCGTATGGGCCGCGATTCAGGCGCGTAATAAAGCCGCCGCCGAATAA
- a CDS encoding SOS response-associated peptidase: MILATPAAEVQRLFGFPELPNLQPRWNVAPTQPVPAVRREEDGRHLVTLRWGLVPFWADDPSIGARLINARGETLAEKPSFREAFRKRRCLVPVDGFYEWKAEGKRKQGFAIRRRDRAPFAFAGLWERWNGPKGGPAPAEPLETLTIVTTTANAVLKPLHERMPVILDETDWDLWLDPAAPLPVLEGLLKPAPDALLEAHPVGPRVNNVRNDDEACAAPLDDAPPDDAPTLF, encoded by the coding sequence ATGATACTCGCCACGCCGGCTGCGGAGGTCCAGCGGCTGTTCGGCTTCCCCGAACTGCCGAACCTCCAGCCCCGCTGGAACGTGGCCCCCACCCAGCCTGTGCCCGCCGTGCGGCGGGAGGAGGATGGGCGTCATCTGGTGACCCTGCGCTGGGGACTCGTGCCCTTCTGGGCGGATGACCCGTCCATCGGGGCGCGGCTGATCAACGCGCGCGGCGAGACGCTGGCCGAGAAGCCGTCCTTCCGGGAGGCCTTCCGCAAGCGGCGCTGCCTCGTCCCCGTGGACGGATTCTATGAGTGGAAGGCCGAGGGCAAGCGCAAGCAGGGCTTCGCCATCCGCCGCCGCGACCGCGCGCCCTTCGCCTTCGCCGGCCTGTGGGAGCGCTGGAACGGGCCGAAGGGCGGCCCTGCCCCTGCGGAACCGCTGGAGACGCTGACCATCGTCACCACCACGGCCAACGCGGTGCTGAAGCCGCTGCACGAGCGCATGCCGGTGATCCTCGACGAGACGGACTGGGACCTGTGGCTGGACCCCGCCGCCCCGCTGCCGGTGCTGGAAGGGCTTCTGAAGCCGGCGCCGGACGCGCTGCTGGAGGCTCATCCGGTGGGGCCGCGCGTCAACAACGTGCGCAACGACGACGAAGCCTGCGCGGCTCCCTTGGACGATGCACCGCCCGATGACGCGCCGACCTTGTTCTGA
- a CDS encoding thermonuclease family protein, translating into MAILLVGSTGTAYAQGGTTKGKVANTPNETLKGQGVSMEGDTLSIKGTPVRLMGIDAPDVGQKCRNRYGHELDCFRIATAVLAGLIKDQEVTCTIAERDRNGQQLGECRVLGVDLGAAMVARGWAFAYRSLSPAYASSEAFAQSRRLGLWAGQVEKPWQWRSRQQREQAR; encoded by the coding sequence GTGGCGATTCTTCTCGTCGGCTCAACCGGAACGGCGTATGCCCAGGGAGGGACGACCAAAGGCAAGGTCGCCAACACCCCCAACGAGACGTTAAAAGGGCAGGGTGTCTCCATGGAGGGCGATACGCTGTCCATCAAAGGGACGCCGGTTCGCCTCATGGGAATCGACGCCCCCGACGTCGGGCAGAAATGCCGGAATCGTTACGGGCACGAACTCGATTGCTTCCGCATCGCCACGGCGGTGCTGGCCGGCCTGATCAAGGACCAGGAGGTGACCTGCACCATCGCCGAACGCGACCGCAACGGCCAGCAATTGGGCGAATGCCGGGTGCTCGGCGTCGATCTGGGGGCGGCCATGGTGGCGCGTGGCTGGGCCTTCGCCTACCGCAGCCTTTCGCCGGCCTACGCCTCCAGCGAGGCCTTCGCGCAGAGCCGCCGGCTGGGGCTGTGGGCGGGGCAGGTGGAGAAGCCCTGGCAGTGGCGGTCGCGTCAGCAGAGGGAGCAGGCGCGGTAG
- a CDS encoding PhyR family response regulator anti-anti-sigma factor has product MRVYARQLYDHLPYLRRYARALTGATERGDDLVTRCVEVAVMAPSRFGLEAGARVPLYALLNLLFDEDGDGLPTPSPHPIERALASLPEGERRMYLLITLEGLTVPEAAQVLQIPAPEGQDRLTVARDKVRNALTQRVLVVEDNPILAMEIGSLVTDMGHVVCGTANNEQEALELLEAEKPTLALLDVRLADGGSGVEVARRLRQKRAMRTIFVTAFDGDLEEADARHLGQIVRKPFTNEAIQAAISRAVFMPSPVALA; this is encoded by the coding sequence ATGCGAGTCTACGCACGCCAGCTTTACGATCATCTCCCCTACTTGCGCCGCTACGCACGTGCGCTGACCGGAGCGACCGAACGCGGTGACGATCTCGTGACGCGCTGCGTCGAGGTCGCCGTGATGGCCCCGTCCCGCTTCGGGCTGGAAGCCGGGGCGCGGGTGCCGCTCTACGCCCTGCTGAATCTGCTGTTCGACGAGGACGGGGACGGGCTGCCGACCCCGTCGCCGCACCCCATCGAACGGGCGCTGGCGTCCCTGCCGGAAGGCGAGCGGCGCATGTATCTGCTGATCACGCTGGAAGGGCTGACGGTTCCTGAAGCCGCCCAAGTGCTCCAGATCCCCGCGCCGGAGGGCCAGGACCGGCTGACCGTTGCCCGCGACAAGGTGCGCAACGCCCTGACCCAGCGGGTTCTGGTGGTCGAGGACAACCCGATCCTGGCGATGGAGATCGGCTCGCTGGTCACCGACATGGGCCACGTCGTCTGCGGCACCGCCAACAACGAGCAGGAGGCCCTGGAACTGCTGGAGGCCGAGAAGCCGACGCTGGCCCTGCTCGACGTCCGGTTGGCCGACGGCGGCAGCGGGGTGGAGGTCGCCCGCCGGCTGCGCCAGAAGCGCGCCATGCGGACCATTTTTGTCACGGCCTTCGACGGCGACCTGGAGGAGGCGGACGCCCGCCATCTCGGCCAGATCGTCCGCAAGCCCTTCACCAACGAGGCGATCCAGGCGGCGATCTCCCGCGCGGTCTTCATGCCGAGCCCGGTGGCGCTGGCGTAA
- a CDS encoding GlsB/YeaQ/YmgE family stress response membrane protein, protein MGILWTIIIGFLAGIVAKFLMPGRDPGGFIITTLLGIAGAFVATYLGEAVGWYRAGEGAGFIGAIVGAIIILAIYRMIAGRRTTV, encoded by the coding sequence ATGGGTATTCTGTGGACGATCATCATCGGCTTCCTGGCCGGCATCGTCGCCAAGTTCCTGATGCCGGGCCGCGATCCGGGCGGCTTCATCATCACCACGCTGCTCGGCATCGCGGGTGCCTTCGTCGCCACCTATCTGGGCGAGGCCGTGGGCTGGTACCGGGCGGGTGAAGGCGCCGGCTTTATCGGCGCCATTGTCGGCGCCATCATCATCCTGGCCATCTACCGCATGATCGCCGGGCGCCGGACCACCGTCTAA
- the rpe gene encoding ribulose-phosphate 3-epimerase: MRPVKIAPSILSADFARLGEEVRAIDAAGADYIHIDVMDGHFVPNITIGPAVVKALRPHTAKPFDVHLMISPVDPYIAAFADAGADIITVHPEAGAHVHRTIQLIKSLGKKAGLSLNPATPLEAVDYLLEDLDLVLVMTVNPGFGGQSFIANQLPKIHELRRRIDALGKPIDLQVDGGINGETARIAIEAGADVLVAGTATFTGGPDRYAANIRALRS, from the coding sequence ATGCGCCCGGTCAAGATCGCCCCGTCCATCCTCTCCGCCGATTTCGCCCGGCTGGGCGAGGAAGTGCGCGCCATCGATGCGGCGGGCGCCGACTACATCCACATCGACGTGATGGACGGCCATTTCGTCCCCAACATCACCATCGGCCCGGCGGTGGTGAAGGCGCTGCGCCCGCACACGGCGAAGCCCTTCGACGTGCATCTGATGATCTCTCCGGTGGATCCCTACATCGCCGCCTTCGCGGACGCCGGCGCCGACATCATCACCGTCCATCCGGAGGCCGGCGCGCATGTCCACCGCACCATCCAGCTCATCAAATCTCTGGGCAAGAAGGCCGGACTGTCGCTGAACCCGGCCACCCCGCTGGAGGCCGTCGACTATCTGCTGGAAGACCTCGATCTCGTTCTGGTCATGACGGTCAACCCCGGCTTCGGCGGGCAGAGCTTCATCGCCAACCAGCTTCCCAAGATCCATGAGCTGCGCCGCCGCATCGACGCGCTGGGCAAGCCCATCGACCTCCAGGTGGACGGCGGCATCAACGGCGAGACCGCCCGCATCGCCATCGAGGCGGGAGCCGACGTTCTGGTCGCCGGAACCGCCACCTTCACCGGCGGGCCGGACCGCTACGCCGCCAACATCCGCGCCCTGCGGAGCTGA
- a CDS encoding winged helix-turn-helix domain-containing protein translates to MTRLRIRIDFDTGGSVGPGKIMLLERIRKTGSISAAARTLGMSYRRAWLLVDDLNRIFAEPVVSAAVGGKHGGGTALTAFGERVIEHYRTVERDAFAAAAPRLEALEGMLNAEYGAGSDPADDGSFSGDPALKPGCKPA, encoded by the coding sequence ATGACCCGCCTGCGCATCCGCATCGACTTCGACACGGGCGGCTCGGTCGGGCCGGGCAAGATCATGCTGCTGGAGCGGATCCGGAAAACCGGCTCCATCTCTGCCGCGGCGCGGACGCTCGGCATGTCCTACCGCCGCGCCTGGCTGCTGGTCGACGACCTGAACCGCATCTTCGCCGAACCGGTGGTCTCCGCCGCGGTGGGCGGCAAACATGGCGGCGGGACCGCGCTGACCGCCTTCGGCGAACGGGTGATCGAGCATTACCGTACGGTGGAGCGCGACGCCTTCGCCGCCGCCGCCCCCCGGCTGGAGGCGCTGGAGGGGATGCTCAACGCCGAATACGGCGCGGGAAGTGACCCGGCGGACGACGGCAGCTTTTCCGGCGACCCGGCGCTGAAGCCCGGCTGCAAGCCAGCCTGA
- a CDS encoding zinc-binding alcohol dehydrogenase family protein: MRAVAFTRSLPIDAPDALIDVERPRPEPQGRDLLVEIEAVSVNPVDTKVRRNMPPAPGAMKVLGWDAAGIVVAAGPQATLFKPGDAVFYAGAIDRDGTNAEFHLVDERIVGPKPASLDFAQAAALPLTSITAWEAMFDRLDVRRPVPGAANAILIVGGAGGVGSIAIQLARQLTDLTVIATASREETQAWCRDLGAHHVVDHRKPLAAQVEALGIGAPAFVFSTNDTGAHLPEIAALIAPQGRVALIDDPAGLDVMVLKRKSVSLHWEFMFTRPVFGTADIDAQHALLSEVSRLVDAGTVRTTLAETFGTINAANLTRAHALLESGRAKGKIVLAGF, from the coding sequence ATGCGCGCCGTCGCCTTCACCCGATCCCTGCCCATCGACGCCCCCGACGCCCTGATCGACGTGGAGCGTCCCCGCCCCGAGCCCCAGGGCCGCGACCTTCTGGTCGAGATCGAGGCCGTCTCGGTCAACCCCGTGGACACCAAGGTCCGCCGCAACATGCCGCCGGCGCCGGGCGCCATGAAGGTGCTGGGCTGGGACGCCGCCGGTATCGTAGTCGCCGCCGGGCCGCAGGCCACGCTGTTCAAGCCGGGCGACGCCGTCTTCTACGCTGGGGCCATCGACCGCGACGGCACCAACGCCGAGTTCCATCTGGTGGACGAGCGCATCGTCGGGCCGAAGCCGGCCAGCCTCGATTTCGCCCAGGCCGCGGCATTGCCGCTGACCAGCATCACCGCGTGGGAAGCCATGTTCGACCGGCTGGACGTGCGCCGCCCGGTGCCGGGGGCGGCAAACGCCATCCTGATCGTCGGCGGGGCCGGCGGCGTCGGCTCCATCGCCATCCAGCTCGCCCGGCAGCTGACCGACCTGACGGTGATCGCCACCGCGTCCCGCGAGGAGACGCAGGCCTGGTGCCGCGACCTCGGCGCCCACCATGTCGTCGATCACCGCAAGCCGCTGGCCGCCCAGGTGGAGGCGCTGGGCATCGGCGCCCCGGCCTTCGTCTTCTCGACCAACGACACCGGCGCCCACCTGCCGGAGATCGCCGCCCTGATCGCCCCGCAGGGCCGCGTCGCGCTGATCGACGACCCGGCGGGGCTGGACGTCATGGTGCTGAAGCGCAAGAGCGTGTCGCTGCATTGGGAGTTCATGTTCACCCGGCCGGTGTTCGGCACCGCCGACATCGACGCCCAGCACGCTCTGCTCAGCGAAGTGTCGCGCCTCGTCGACGCCGGCACCGTCCGCACGACGCTGGCCGAGACGTTCGGCACCATCAACGCCGCCAACCTGACGCGCGCCCACGCCCTGCTCGAAAGCGGGCGGGCCAAGGGCAAGATCGTGCTGGCCGGCTTCTGA
- a CDS encoding winged helix-turn-helix transcriptional regulator, with the protein MARVPHANLDCSPGCPVEGVLALIGGKWKGLILYHLLDGTLRFNEIRRRVPNVTQRMLTTQLRELEADGLLVRTVYAEVPPRVEYSLSPRGRSLEPIILALKAWGEEHLRPAIPKAVVAA; encoded by the coding sequence ATGGCCCGCGTCCCGCACGCCAACCTGGATTGCTCGCCGGGCTGTCCGGTGGAAGGTGTCCTCGCTCTCATCGGCGGGAAGTGGAAGGGGCTGATCCTCTACCATCTGCTGGACGGCACGCTGCGCTTCAACGAAATCCGCCGCCGCGTCCCGAACGTCACCCAGCGCATGCTGACGACCCAGCTTCGCGAGCTGGAGGCGGACGGGCTGCTGGTCCGCACCGTCTATGCGGAGGTGCCGCCGCGCGTCGAATACAGCCTGTCGCCGCGCGGGCGGAGCCTGGAGCCGATCATCCTGGCGCTGAAGGCCTGGGGCGAGGAGCATCTGCGTCCCGCCATCCCGAAGGCCGTTGTCGCGGCATGA
- a CDS encoding NnrS family protein produces MSAFVPPPPQRPWGHRLFFPAAALYGALSVPLWVAGYFGWLGIGWTPAVHAHEMLMGYALAVVGGFLLTRPSGVALSVAFAAWLAGRLAVLGGLPPEFAAPLALAYPVALFVVAGMPFLRAAKSGHNMLFGPVIGAFALAEALVWWGGDGGRTGALFALHLVGILMLVMGGRIIPSATAGEVRKQGGMLVERVQPRLEWAGVAGAVLAALTVAVGMTTGPLPWIGAAGAALAGVTAWARLARWRTGAVLKRPDLWSLHLGYGWLGLGWLFLGVERLAPLTGGAGWHVIGAGALGTLAASMMVRATLQREALPPDFSRPATAAIALVGLAAALRVAAASTAPDLLMPAAALAWMGAHLLVLWVLLRVPKRIRA; encoded by the coding sequence ATGAGCGCCTTCGTTCCGCCCCCACCGCAGCGTCCCTGGGGGCACCGCCTGTTCTTCCCCGCTGCGGCGCTTTACGGGGCGCTCAGCGTGCCGTTGTGGGTGGCCGGTTATTTCGGCTGGCTCGGCATCGGCTGGACCCCGGCGGTGCACGCGCACGAGATGCTGATGGGCTACGCGCTGGCGGTGGTCGGCGGCTTCCTGCTGACGCGGCCGTCGGGGGTGGCGCTGAGCGTCGCCTTCGCCGCGTGGCTGGCCGGGCGGCTGGCGGTGCTGGGCGGCCTGCCGCCGGAATTTGCCGCACCGCTGGCGCTGGCCTATCCGGTGGCGCTGTTCGTGGTGGCCGGCATGCCCTTCCTGCGCGCGGCCAAGAGCGGCCATAACATGCTGTTTGGCCCGGTGATCGGCGCCTTCGCGCTGGCCGAGGCGCTGGTCTGGTGGGGCGGCGATGGCGGGCGGACGGGCGCCCTGTTCGCGCTGCACCTCGTCGGCATCCTGATGCTGGTGATGGGCGGGCGCATCATCCCGTCAGCCACGGCGGGAGAAGTCCGCAAGCAGGGCGGGATGCTGGTCGAGCGGGTGCAGCCGCGCCTGGAATGGGCCGGCGTCGCCGGGGCGGTGTTGGCCGCCCTGACCGTGGCCGTCGGGATGACGACCGGTCCGCTGCCATGGATCGGGGCGGCGGGCGCGGCGTTGGCCGGGGTGACGGCCTGGGCGCGTCTGGCGCGCTGGCGGACGGGCGCCGTGCTGAAGCGCCCGGACCTGTGGAGCCTGCATCTGGGCTACGGCTGGCTCGGGCTCGGCTGGCTGTTTCTCGGCGTCGAGCGACTGGCTCCGCTCACCGGCGGGGCGGGCTGGCACGTCATCGGGGCGGGCGCGCTCGGCACGCTGGCCGCCTCCATGATGGTGCGCGCGACCCTGCAGCGGGAGGCGCTGCCGCCGGACTTCTCCCGGCCCGCCACCGCCGCCATCGCTCTGGTCGGGCTGGCCGCCGCGCTGCGCGTCGCCGCGGCCAGCACCGCGCCGGACCTGCTGATGCCCGCGGCGGCGCTGGCCTGGATGGGGGCGCATCTGTTGGTCCTGTGGGTGCTGCTGCGCGTGCCGAAGCGGATACGGGCCTGA
- a CDS encoding NAD(P)-dependent oxidoreductase yields the protein MSDALEPVRSAGVVGLGSMGMGVALSLLRAGFRVVGCDLDAAKCMSLVTHGGEAAGSPADVGRRVDRVIVLVATAEQAEEVLFGAEGVAGTLAKGGVVVLSTSVPPDMAAAVGCRLAERDLLMLDAPVGGGPVRAAEGRMVVMASGPEDAFARAADLIAAASGTLHRVGTEHGQGSAVKAVEQMLTGIHAAAVAEATAFGVRAGVDPQRLAEIIAAGPFHIPSQRPLSIVGTDLGSVMDAARRMTVPTPLAASALQLFTMAAAVGLGRESDGALVRIFDRLAGNPQEG from the coding sequence ATGAGCGACGCATTGGAACCGGTCCGCAGCGCGGGCGTCGTCGGGCTCGGCTCCATGGGCATGGGGGTGGCGCTGTCGCTGCTCCGCGCCGGCTTCCGGGTCGTCGGCTGCGACCTCGACGCCGCCAAATGCATGAGCCTCGTCACCCATGGCGGGGAGGCCGCGGGCTCCCCCGCCGACGTCGGGCGCCGGGTGGACCGCGTCATCGTCCTGGTCGCCACGGCGGAGCAGGCGGAGGAGGTGCTGTTCGGCGCCGAGGGGGTGGCCGGGACCCTGGCGAAGGGCGGCGTGGTCGTCCTCTCTACCAGCGTCCCGCCGGACATGGCCGCCGCCGTCGGGTGCCGCCTCGCCGAGCGGGACCTGCTGATGCTGGACGCGCCGGTCGGCGGCGGCCCGGTGCGCGCGGCGGAAGGGCGCATGGTGGTCATGGCCTCCGGCCCCGAGGACGCCTTCGCGCGGGCGGCCGACCTGATCGCCGCTGCGTCGGGCACGCTGCACCGCGTCGGCACCGAACACGGGCAGGGCTCCGCCGTGAAGGCCGTGGAGCAGATGCTGACCGGCATCCACGCCGCCGCGGTGGCCGAGGCCACGGCCTTTGGCGTCCGCGCCGGGGTCGATCCGCAGCGGCTGGCCGAGATCATCGCCGCCGGTCCCTTCCACATCCCGTCGCAACGGCCGCTGAGCATCGTCGGGACGGACCTGGGCAGCGTGATGGACGCCGCGCGGCGGATGACCGTTCCGACGCCCTTGGCCGCCTCCGCTCTGCAACTCTTCACCATGGCCGCCGCGGTGGGGCTGGGGCGCGAGAGCGACGGCGCGCTCGTCCGGATCTTCGACCGGCTGGCCGGCAACCCGCAGGAGGGCTGA
- a CDS encoding SDR family oxidoreductase produces the protein MSSAHKSLVVTGGGRGIGAAVARMAAQRGYAVTFSYIGNAEAAEATLAAIREAGGQAQAVRGDAAREEDIRTLFDAAEDHFGPIAGLVNNAGIIGPYGRLDEAAPDDLRRMLDINVTGAVLCAREAVRRMSTRHGGQGGSIVNVGSIAAVLGSPNEYVGYAASKGAVDSLTVGLAREVAKEGIRVNCVRPGLIDTDIQIIPGKGNRLDNPALIPPAGRAGTADEVAETVLWLLSDAASYVTGALLNVSGGR, from the coding sequence ATGTCATCGGCACACAAATCTCTTGTCGTCACCGGCGGCGGTCGGGGCATCGGGGCGGCGGTCGCCCGCATGGCGGCGCAGCGCGGCTACGCCGTCACCTTCTCCTACATCGGCAACGCCGAGGCGGCGGAGGCCACGCTGGCGGCGATCCGCGAAGCCGGCGGGCAGGCCCAGGCGGTGCGGGGCGACGCGGCTCGCGAAGAGGACATCCGCACCCTGTTCGACGCGGCGGAGGACCATTTCGGCCCCATCGCCGGGCTGGTCAACAACGCCGGCATCATCGGCCCCTATGGACGGCTCGACGAGGCCGCGCCGGACGATCTGCGCCGCATGCTGGACATCAACGTGACCGGCGCCGTGCTTTGTGCGCGGGAGGCGGTGCGCCGCATGTCCACCCGCCACGGCGGGCAAGGCGGCAGCATCGTCAACGTCGGTTCCATCGCCGCCGTGCTGGGCTCGCCCAACGAGTATGTGGGCTACGCCGCCAGCAAGGGCGCGGTGGACAGCCTGACCGTCGGCCTCGCCCGCGAGGTGGCGAAGGAGGGCATCCGCGTGAACTGCGTGCGGCCCGGCCTGATCGACACCGACATCCAGATCATCCCCGGCAAAGGCAACCGGCTCGACAACCCCGCTCTGATCCCGCCCGCCGGGCGCGCCGGGACGGCGGACGAGGTCGCCGAAACCGTGCTGTGGCTGCTGTCCGACGCCGCGTCCTACGTGACCGGCGCCCTTCTCAACGTCTCCGGAGGCCGCTGA